A single region of the bacterium genome encodes:
- a CDS encoding methylmalonyl-CoA mutase family protein — MEPRERAARFSTISDLEIKRLYTPDDLAADDPARDLGPPGEFPFTRGIHATMYRGRLWTMRMFAGFGSAEDTNARFHYLLRQGQTGLSVAFDMPTLMGYDSDHPRSTGEVGREGVAIDSVDDMDVLLRDLPLDRITTSMTINGPANVLLAMYVAVATARGRDPASLGGTTQTDILKEFIAQKEWIVPPRPSMKLVRDIIVYGTRELPRWNTISISGYHIREAGATAVQELAFTLADGIAYVQAGVEAGRAADAVA, encoded by the coding sequence ATGGAACCGCGCGAACGCGCCGCCCGGTTCAGCACGATCTCGGATCTCGAGATCAAGCGGCTCTACACGCCGGACGATCTCGCCGCGGACGATCCGGCGCGGGACCTCGGCCCGCCCGGCGAGTTTCCGTTCACCCGCGGCATCCACGCGACCATGTACCGCGGCCGCCTGTGGACGATGCGGATGTTCGCGGGATTCGGCTCGGCCGAGGACACCAACGCGCGGTTTCACTATCTCCTGCGCCAGGGCCAGACCGGCCTTTCCGTGGCGTTCGACATGCCGACGCTCATGGGCTACGATTCCGATCACCCCCGCTCGACCGGCGAGGTGGGCCGGGAAGGCGTCGCGATCGACAGCGTGGACGACATGGACGTCCTGCTGCGCGATCTGCCGCTCGACCGGATCACCACCTCGATGACGATCAACGGACCGGCGAACGTCCTGCTCGCGATGTACGTCGCCGTCGCGACCGCCCGCGGGCGCGACCCCGCGTCGCTCGGCGGCACGACCCAGACCGACATCCTCAAGGAATTCATCGCGCAGAAGGAATGGATCGTCCCGCCGCGGCCGAGCATGAAGCTCGTCCGGGACATCATCGTCTACGGCACCCGCGAGCTTCCGCGCTGGAACACGATCAGCATCAGCGGCTACCACATCCGTGAAGCCGGGGCGACCGCGGTCCAGGAGCTGGCCTTCACGCTGGCCGACGGCATCGCGTACGTGCAGGCGGGCGTCGAGGCCGGCCGCGCCGCCGACGCGGTTGCGC
- a CDS encoding electron transfer flavoprotein subunit alpha/FixB family protein, with translation MTGDVWVLAEHAGGRPRKITLELLGLARTLAGKTGGRVHAVVAGKGIAAMAADLGAHGADAVHVADADVLEPYTTEAHAQVVATALAAASPGLVLLGSTAAGRDLAPRLAARLGAGLITDCASVAVEDGRVVATRPTMTRKAIARVAFRDDAIRIAVVLPNVYPPAAAETGRSAEVATLPVTVDPESIRTRVREVSAITRETVPLTEADIIVSGGRGLRGPEHFALLDRLARVLGAAVGSSRPPVDSGWVPHDYEIGQTGKTVNPQLYIACGISGAPQHLAGMSGSRYIVAINKDPEAPIFGIATYGVVGDLFEIIPLLTDEVGRLKGAQSAGGA, from the coding sequence ATGACGGGCGACGTGTGGGTGCTGGCCGAACATGCCGGGGGCCGGCCGCGAAAGATCACGCTTGAGCTACTCGGCCTGGCCCGCACCTTGGCCGGCAAGACCGGCGGCCGCGTGCACGCCGTCGTCGCGGGGAAGGGGATCGCCGCGATGGCCGCGGACCTCGGCGCCCACGGCGCCGACGCGGTCCACGTCGCCGACGCGGACGTCCTCGAGCCGTATACCACGGAGGCGCACGCGCAGGTGGTCGCGACCGCCCTGGCCGCCGCCTCACCGGGGCTGGTGCTGCTCGGAAGCACGGCGGCGGGCCGGGATCTCGCGCCGCGGCTCGCGGCGCGGCTCGGCGCCGGCCTCATCACCGACTGCGCCTCGGTCGCGGTCGAGGACGGCCGGGTGGTGGCCACGCGGCCGACGATGACCCGCAAGGCCATCGCGCGTGTGGCCTTCCGCGACGATGCGATCCGAATCGCCGTCGTGCTGCCGAACGTCTACCCGCCGGCGGCCGCCGAGACGGGGCGCTCTGCCGAGGTCGCGACGCTGCCGGTGACCGTCGATCCGGAGTCGATCCGCACGCGCGTACGGGAGGTCTCCGCGATCACGCGGGAGACCGTCCCGCTGACGGAGGCCGATATCATCGTTTCGGGAGGGCGGGGGCTGCGCGGTCCCGAGCACTTCGCGCTGCTGGACCGGCTGGCCCGCGTGCTCGGCGCGGCCGTCGGCTCCAGCCGTCCGCCGGTGGACTCCGGGTGGGTACCGCACGACTATGAGATCGGCCAGACCGGCAAGACCGTCAATCCGCAGCTGTACATCGCCTGCGGCATTTCCGGGGCCCCGCAGCACCTCGCCGGCATGTCGGGATCGCGGTATATCGTCGCGATCAACAAGGATCCCGAGGCGCCGATCTTCGGCATCGCGACCTACGGCGTGGTGGGAGATCTGTTTGAGATCATCCCGCTGCTGACCGACGAAGTGGGCCGCCTCAAGGGCGCGCAGAGCGCGGGCGGCGCATGA
- a CDS encoding electron transfer flavoprotein subunit beta/FixA family protein, with product MNIVVCVKHVPDTEAQVRIRADGLGIDESGLNFVLNFYDEHGVEEALRIKERRGGTVTLLAAGPPRAAEGLRAGLAMGADAAVHIQDEALAGLDHLGTARVLAAAIKMLPYDLVLCGKLATDDNAAVVGPAIAEFLDLAQATSVTKLELGEGTATAHREVEGAVEVLEVKLPAVITVERGINEPRYPSLPGIMRAKRTPVTVRALGELGLPAGALTPHVELLGLTPPPKRQAGRRLEGEPAAVVRELVRALRDEAKVL from the coding sequence ATGAATATCGTGGTGTGCGTGAAGCACGTACCCGACACCGAAGCGCAGGTGCGCATTCGCGCCGACGGTCTGGGCATCGACGAGAGCGGCCTCAATTTCGTGCTCAACTTCTACGACGAGCACGGGGTCGAAGAGGCGCTGCGGATCAAAGAGCGCCGGGGCGGGACCGTCACGCTGCTTGCGGCGGGACCGCCCCGGGCGGCCGAGGGGTTGCGGGCGGGCCTCGCCATGGGCGCCGATGCCGCGGTCCACATCCAGGACGAGGCGCTCGCCGGCCTCGACCACCTCGGCACGGCGCGGGTCCTGGCCGCGGCGATCAAGATGCTTCCGTACGACCTCGTGTTGTGCGGGAAGCTCGCGACCGACGACAACGCCGCCGTCGTCGGGCCGGCGATCGCGGAATTTCTCGACCTCGCCCAGGCGACGTCCGTCACGAAACTGGAGTTGGGGGAGGGGACCGCCACGGCGCACCGGGAAGTGGAGGGCGCCGTAGAAGTCCTCGAGGTGAAGCTGCCGGCCGTCATCACCGTGGAACGCGGAATCAACGAGCCGAGGTATCCCTCGCTGCCCGGCATCATGCGGGCCAAACGCACGCCGGTTACCGTCCGCGCCCTCGGCGAGCTCGGCCTCCCCGCCGGCGCCCTCACGCCGCACGTCGAGCTGCTCGGCCTGACCCCGCCGCCGAAACGTCAGGCCGGGCGGCGCCTTGAGGGCGAACCAGCGGCTGTCGTGCGCGAACTCGTACGGGCGCTGCGCGACGAGGCCAAGGTCCTATGA